A region of the Halostella limicola genome:
GAATACTAAACTTATGTTACAGTTTGCCACGGCAATACGGTCACCGGGAACGATCTGACGACCGAGCGTTCCCCTGAGTCGTGCGGTCGCGGTCGCCGAGCGAACCACCACCGCTCGACCCACGCAGTTTTTAAGACGTGGGTGTCTAAAGGGAGATAACGGAAACCCGCGGGCAAGTGCGGGGCGGGACGACCGCCCTCGCATAGCGGGTGCGTGGCCGACGTGCTGTAAGACGCCGGGGTCAGGTATCCGGCACCCCGCTGGGTGTTTCAGTGAGCGACATTGCCACCTCGCGTGGCTTTCAATGCTCGGATCAAACCATGGAAATCGAAATCGCAACCATCGGCGGCTACGAAGAAGTCGGTCGGCAGATGACTGCCGTCCGCGCGGGCGACGACGTCGTCGTGTTCGACATGGGTCTGAACCTCTCGCAGGTTCTGATCCACGACAACGTCGAGACCGAGAAGATGCACAGCCTCGACCTGATCGACATGGGCGCCATCCCCGACGACCGGGTGATGAGCGAGCTCGAGGGCGACGTGAAGGCCATCGTGCCGACCCACGGCCACCTCGACCACATCGGCGCCATCAGTAAGCTGGCGCACCGCTACAACGCGCCCATCGTCGCGACGCCGTTCACGATCGAGCTGGTCAAACAGCAGATCGAGGGCGAGCAGAAGTTCGGCGTCGAGAACAACCTCGTGAAGATGGAGGCGGGCGAGACGATGAGCATCGGCGAGCGCAACGAACTGGAGTTCGTCAACGTCACCCACTCCATCATCGACGCGATCAACCCGGTCCTGCACACGCCCGAGGGGGCCATCGTCTACGGCCTCGACAAGCGGATGGACCACACGCCGGTCATCGGCGACCCCATCGACATGAAGCGGTTCCGAGAGATCGGCCGCGAGGACAACGGCGTCCTCTGTTACATCGAGGACTGTACGAACGCGAACAAGAAGGGGCGCACCCCCAGCGAGGCCGTCGCGCGACGCCACCTCAAGGACGCCCTCTACAGCATGGAGGACTACGACGGCGGCATCGTCGCGACGACGTTCTCCAGCCACATCGCGCGCGTCCGGAGCCTCGTCGAGTTCGCCAAGGACATCGGCCGCCAGCCGGTGCTTCTGGGCCGCTCGATGGAGAAGTACTCCGGCACCGCAGAACGGCTCGACTTCGTCGACTTCCCCGAGGACCTGGGGATGTTCGGCCACCGCAAGTCCGTCGACCGGACGTTCAAGCGGATCATGAAGGAGGGCAAGGAGAACTACCTGCCCGTCGTGACGGGCCACCAGGGCGAACCGCGCGCGATGCTCACCCGGATGGGCCGCGGCGAGACGCCGTACGAACTGGAGGACGGCGACAAGGTCGTCTTCTCGGCGCGGGTCATCCCCGAGCCGACGAACGAGGGCCAGCGCTACCAGTCCGAGCGCCTGCTGAAGATGCAGGGCGCGCGCATCTACGACGACATCCACGTCTCCGGCCACCTGAACCAGGAGGGCCACTACGAGATGCTCGACGCGCTCCAGCCCCAGCACGTCATCCCCGCCCACCAGGACATGAGCGGCTACTCCTCGTACGTCAACCTCTGTGAGAGCGAGGGGTACAAGCTGGGTCGCGACCTGCACGTCACCCGAAACGGTAACCTGATCCAACTCGTCGAGTGAGCCATGACTAGTCCCGAGGCGCGCGAAGAGACGGTGCTGGCGGCGGTCGGGAAGCGGCGCGAACTCGTCAACGAGGCGATCACGGAGGAGCTGCCGGTCGTGGAGCCCGAACGCCTCTACGAGGCGTCGCGGTACCTCCTCGACGCCGGCGGGAAGCGCCTCCGGCCGACGGTCGTGCTCGCCGTCGCCGAAGCGCTCGCCGACGAGACGCCCGAGACGGCCGACTACCGGTCGTTCCCCGACCTGACCGGCGACGCGGTCGACGTCATGGCCGCCGCGGTGAGCGTGGAGGTCATCCAGTCGTTCACGCTGATCCACGACGACATCATGGACGACGACGACCTCCGTCGCGGCGTCCCGGCCGTCCACCGCGAGTACGACCTCGAGACCGCGATCCTCGCGGGCGACACGCTGTACTCGAAGGCGTTCGAGATCATGCTCGACACCGGCGCCCCGGCCGACCGGATGGTCGAGGCGGTCGACACGCTCGCGAACGCGTGCACGCAGATCTGCGAGGGCCAGTCGCTCGACGTCGAGTTCGAGACCCGCAGCGACGTCCTCCCGGAGGAGTACCTGAAGATGGTCGAACAGAAGACCGCCGTCCTCTACGCCGCGAGCGCGGCGATCCCCGCGCTCCTGCTCGGCGCCGACGAGGAGACGGTCGACGCGCTGTACGGCTACGGGCTCGACGTCGGCCGCGCGTTCCAGATCCAGGACGACGTGCTCGACCTGACCGTCCCGAGCGACAAGCTCGGCAAGCAGCGCGGGAGCGACCTCGTGGAGGACAAGCGGACGCTGATCACGCTCCACGCCCGCGAGCAGGGCGTCGACGTCGAGTCGCTTGTCGGCACCGACGACGTGGACGCCGTCACCGAGGCGGAGATCGACGACGCGGTCGCCGAACTGGAGGCGGCCGGCAGCATCGAGTACGCCCAGGAGACGGCCCAGGAACTCGTCGAGAACGGGAAGGACCGCCTGTCGGTCCTGCCCGACAACGACGCCCGGCGTCTGCTCGAGCAGATCGCCCACTACCTCATCGAACGCGGCTACTGACTCCGGGGCGCGCTTCTCGCCCTCGGGACTCCCCGGCGCACAGCGACGGTGCCGTCGGTCCGTCCGGCGGACCCGGCGGAGCGGCCGTCGTCGCTGGCCGCGGAGCGCGGGTCGCGCCGAGCGGCCGTCACTCCTCGTCCGTCCAGTAGTCCACCGCGTCCCCGGTCCGGTAGTAGCCGTGGACGCTGCGCTCGCCCTCGCCGCCCGGCGGGGCGCCGACGAACACGCCGATCTTCTCCGAGTCCGGGTACACCGTCACCTCGGGATCCTCCATCGTCGACGTCATCAGGTACCTGAGCGTCCCGTCGGAGTCGTTGACGACCCGGTGGGCGCCGGACTCGTCCGCGGGGAGCGCTACGTAGTCGCCGGCCGACAGCGACACCGTCTCCCCGGCGAGTCGAAGCGACCCGCGCCCGTCGAGGACGTACAGCGCCTCCTCGTTTTCGGTGTGGTAGTGGTACGGCCACGCCCGCTCGCCCGCCGGGAGCTCGTAGAGGCTGCAGCCGAGGCGGTCGCCGCCCGCGGCGTCGCCCAGCTTTTTGCGACGCAGCGTCATCCCGTCCTCGTCGAGCGTCGTCCACTCCAGATCGGTCTCGTTGACCTTCATGCGTCCGGGAACGCGTCGCCGCGCAAAAAACGACGGGGCGAGCGGCGGGGAGTTTCGGCGGGCCGAGACGCGAGCGATCGGCCGAGCCGTCAGTCAGTCGGCGTCTCGTCGGAGGAGCCGTCTGCCGGCGCGTCGTCGCCCCCGTCGTCATCCGGCGCATCGCCGGACACTCTATCGGACGGGCTCTCAGACGACGATCTGCCGTCCGCGGCGTTCTGTTCCGCGGACTCCGGCGGAAGCGCCTCGTCGTCGGCGTCGGGAGCGTGTCCCGCCGGCGGGTCGAGTTCCTCCGGCGGCGCCGCCGCGGGCTCGGGCGTCAGGGACTCCCCGCGGACGAGCTCCGGCAGGATGATCCGGGCGAACTCCACGACGAGGACGACGATCAGCGGGCCGAGGAAGAGGCCGTACCAGCCGAACAGCAGCGGGCCGAAGATGTACGCGAAGAGGACGAGGCCGACGTGGAGGTCCCGCCCGGAGATGTACGGGCGCAGGAGCACCTCGGGGACCGTGTCGACGAACGTGAACACGACGGCGGCGAAGAAGAGGCCGAACCAGACCAGCGCCGGGTCCATCACGACCGCGGCTGCGGTCAGGTACAGCGCGACGGGCACCCAGACGATCTTCATGCCGACGATCGGAACGAGGCTCCCCGCGCCGGTGAGGAGGCCGAGCAGGGTCGGCACGGGGACCGCCAGACCGGCCGGTGCGATCAGGTTGACCGCGTTGTACACCAGCGTGCCGACGACGGCGTTGGCCGCGGCGAAGAGGATGTTCCCGAAGTAGATCGACTCCAGATTGCGGTCGACGGCGGTGAGGTACGCCTCCGTCGCGGAGCCCTCGCCCGCGAACTCCTCGCGGAACCACCACGCGAGCCGCCGGTCGTCCCGCAGGAGGTAAAAGCCGATGGCCAGCGCGACGAAGAGGTGGAGCAGGACGTTGACGACGACGCCGAGGTAGGTCGTGACGGCCTCGACGACCTGCTGGACGCCCTCGACGGAGCCGAACTCCAGCAGCTGCTGGGGGTTCTCCGTCAGGATCCCGAGGATCTGCTGGGGGTCCTGGAGCCACTCGACCTGCATGTACGGCTCGAGCGCCGCGGTGTACTCGAGCGCGTTCGGCGCGACCTGGGCGAGCTCCCGCGCGCCGACGACGACGGTGTAGCCGAGCAACACGAGCACCGGCATCGAGATGGTGAGCAGGGAGACCATCGCCGCGAGGCTGGCCGGCTTGACGCGGGTTCGCGTGCGCCGATGGATCCGCCGCGTCGCGTAGTAGACGAACAGCCCCAGTACGAAGGTCCCGACGTACGTGTAGACGACGAAGGCCAGCGCGACGAACAGGAGGGCGGCGACCGCCCACCACGCCAGGCGGTTGCGGTCGAGAGGGGACGCGTCTGCCATGCGGCGGGCTACCAAGCGAACGCACAAGAAAGTAGGGAGGGCCGCGGACGGGACTCGCCCGCCGCGCACAGACTACTGCCGCCCGCGAAGAGAGCCGCTCCGGTCGGCGTCCCGCCGTCGCAGGGACGGATCCGCGGGGGTTTTGACGGCGGCACCTGTACCCGGACACAATGGACCAGGAACTCCGAGAGCGGATCGAGGCGGCGGCGGAGAAACACGCCCTGCTCAACGCGGTGAAACACGAGAGCGACGCCGACGTCGGCGCGATCATGGGCCCGATGATGGGCGAGAACCCCGAGTTCCGGGAGCATGGCGACGAGGTGCCGGGCGTCGCGGGCGGGGTCATCGCCGAGGTGAACGACCTCTCCCACGAGGAGCGCGTCGAGCGCCTCGAGGCGATCGCCCCGGAAGAACTGGCGGAGATCCTGACGGAGGACGAGGGCGACGACCAGGTCCTCCCCGACCTGCCGAACGCCGAGGAGTACGACGAGATCCGGATGCGGAGCGCGCCGAACCCCAACGGCCCGTGGCACATCGGCCACGCGCGGATGCCCGCCGTCATCGGGACGTACAAGGAGATCTACGACGGCTGGTTCTGCGTCCGCTTCGACGACACCGACCCCGAGACAAAGCGGCCGGACCTCGACGCCTACGACCAGATCCTGGAGGACATCGAGTACCTCGGCTTCGAGCCCGACGCCGTCTACCGCGCCAGCGACCGGATGGAGACCTACTACGACCACGCCCGCGAGCTGATCGAGAAGGGCGGCGCGTACACCTGCTCGTGCCCGCAGGGCGAGTTCTCCGACATGAAAAACAGCGGCGAGGCCTGCCCGCACCGCGACAAGGACGCCGAGACCACGCTAGAGGAGTTCGAGGCGATGGTCGACGGCGAGTACGAGAGCGGCGAGATGGTGCTGCGGGTCCGGACCGACATCGAGCACAAGAACCCCGCGCTCCGCGACTGGGTGGCGTTCCGCATGATCGACACGCCCCACCCCCGCGAGGAGGCCGCGGAGTACCGCTGCTGGCCGATGCTCGACTTCCAGAGCGGGATCGACGACCACCTCGTCGGCGTCACGCACATCATCCGCGGCATCGACCTGCAGGACTCCGCGAAGCGTCAGCGGTTCGTCTACGACTACTTCGACTGGGAGTACCCCGAGGTGCTCCACTGGGGCCACGTCCAGATCGACGCCTTCGACGTGAAGATGTCCACCTCGACGATCAAGCGGCTCATCGAGGAGGGCGAACTCGACGGGTGGGACGACCCGCGCGCCCCGACTGTCGCAGCGTTCCGTCGGCGGGGGATCCGCGGCGAGGCCATCACCGAGGCGATGGTCGACCTCGGCACCTCCACGAGCGACGTCGACCTCGCGATGAGCGCCGTGTACGCGAACAACCGCGAGCTGATCGACGACGACGCGAACCGCTACTTCTTCGTCCGCGCGGGCGGCGAGGACGGGGACCACGAGGCGGTCGAACTCCCCGTCACCGGCGACGCGCCGGCCGAGGGGACCCCGCCGGTCCACCCCGAGCACGAGGACCGCGGCCGGCGGTCGATCCCGGTCGACGACGCCGTCATCCTGGAGGCCGCCGACCTCCCCGCCGAGGGCGAGAAGCTGTGGCTGAAGGGGTACGGTCCCGTCGAGTACGCGGGCGACGAGCTCCGCTTCACCGACGACGACATCGACGTGGTCCGGGAGGGCGACGCCGACGTGGTCCACTGGGTGCCCGCCGACGAGAACGTCTCCCTGCGCCTCCGGACGCCGGACGGCGACGTGACGGGCTACGCGGAACCCGGGTTCGGCGACGTCGCGGCCGACGAGATGGTGCAGTTCGTGCGCGTCGGGTTCGCGCGGGTCGACGGGCACGGCGAGGCGGGCGGCGACGAGTCCGTCGCGTACTTCGCCCACGAGTAGGCCGCTCGCGGTTCGGGGGCTCGCGGCCGCAGTCGCCCACCTCCACGGGCGACCGGATTAATTTTCTCTGCTGAACTCTCTCCCTCGCTTTGGTTTTCACACGCCAATACACAGCTATCGTCCATAGTTTTTAATTATGGACGCGGTCTACACCCAGTCGCCGGCCGAGAACACCACCGACGGTCGGCGTCCTAGGGTGGGACCATAGGAACCGAGAATCCGCGGTAGCGTACGGCCAGCAAGCGGCAGACCGCGTATCACCGGAAGCACCGCCCGCGAATCGACCCACGGAACACGCCGCACGTGTTCGCATCCGGTCCGACGGCGGGAGGACTGACCGGCCCCTCCCGCGACGGTCGTGGGCGTCTTTCACCACCGTCCCACGCCGTTCTCGCTGGCGCTTTTGTCTCTCGATCCGTACCGACCGGTCAGTCGCGTTCGCGCTCGAAGGCGACCCCGGCCGTGAACCCGACCCCTGCGAGGCCGAACCCGAGCGCCGCGACGGTGAGGTTCGGCGTCGGTTCGACGCCGTTCAACAGCACGAACGCGCCGAACGTCGTCACGCCGGCGAACAGCCCCGACCACAGGTTCCCGCTCGCCCCCCACGCGTCAGGGTGGCGGAGCGCGACGGCCGTCGCGACGGCGTACGTCTGCGCGACGCCGACGAGGAGGAGGGCCGACCAGGCGTCCGGCGACGCGGCGAGATAGAGGGCGCCGGTCACGACGGCGGCGACGAAGACCCCGAGAGCGTACCGCTTCGTCCGATCCATACGGGACGTACCGGTCCTGAGGGGGATAGCCTTTATGTCCGGTTCGCCGCGGCGAAAACAACCTCAGATAACTACGACCAGAACGAACGACACGAGCATCGCGGTCGTCAGCACGACCTGCATGAACGTCGACCCGAGCATGCCGACGGTGGCGTACACCGCCGCCTTCGCGCCCGCCGACCGGCTCTTGCCGCGGTAGGCCTCGACGAGGAATATCGTGACCGCGACGGCGACCAGCGCGCCGAGGGGGCCGACGACGAACAGCGTCACGACGGCGGCGACGGACCCGAGCAGCGTCGCCACCCACGACGCACCGCCGGCTTTCGCCGAGATGGCCCCGGCGAAGTAGTCGACGACCACGACGAGCAGGCCGATGAGGGTGAACGCGGCGAGCGCGAGGGTCCCCGGCTCGCCCGTCGTCCACCAGTAGACGTACACGCCGGACAGCGAGAGGACGGCGCCGGGTACCATCGGTACGACGCTCCCGACCACGCCCGCGACGAGCAGCGCCACGGCCAGCACGGCGACGAGTTCGACCATACCCGAGGATAACGCCGCGGAGACTAAGGTTTGGTCCCACATTAACGTTCGTGCAAAATTTTTTGAGGTACACCGGTGTACGGTATGTGAGGGTAGTTATCAATGGCCATCGATCCGAACTTCGAGGAGAACCGCGAGGTAGTCGACGAGCACGAGGGTCACGACGTGTGGGGCCCCGTCGAGGAACCGGAGACGTTGGGGATCCACGGCACGCACGTGGCCGTGGACTTCGACATCTGCATCGCCGACGGCGCCTGTCTGGAGGACTGTCCGGTCGACGTGTTCGAGTGGGTGGACACCCCCGACCACCCCGAGAGCGAGATCAAGGCCGATCCCGCCAACGAGGCCCAGTGTATCGACTGCATGCTCTGCGTCGACGTCTGCCCCGTGGACGCTATCGACGTCGACGCCGGACGGCAGGGACGGGCCTGAGGTGGTCACGGAATGCGAACGGTCGTTCTGACCAAGGGAGTCCCTGACTTCCGCGAGGGGCAGGTGTCGTTCGACGAGGACGGGCATCTCGAACGGGGCAAGACGCCGACGGTGATGAACCCGAACGACGAGCACGCACTGGAGGCGGCGTTCCAGACGAAGGTCCGCCACGGCGGCCACCTGAGCGTGATGAGCATGGGGCCGCCGGGGTACGAGGAGGTCCTGCAGGAGGCGATGGAGTCGGTGTACGCCGACGACCTCTACCTGATCTCGGACCGCGAGTTCGCCGCCGCGGACACGTGGGCGACGGCGATCACGCTCACGACCGCGATCGAACACTTAGAGGACCAGCCCGACCTCGTGTTCGCGGGGTTCAAGACCGCCGACGGGGAGACGGGCCACACCGGTCCGCAGGCGTGCTGGGGGCTCGACATGCCGATCCTCACGCACGTCGTGTCGCTGCGCGTCGACGAGGGGCGAGTCCGCGCGAAGCGCCTCGTCGAGGGCGACGTCGAGGAGATCGAGACCGTCGAGACCGACCTGCCGGCGTTCGTCGTCGCGGACCCCGAGTTCGAACCGACGTACCGCCGCGCCGAGCACCGCCTGACGCTGAAGGACCTGCGCGAGGAGACGCGCGAGCGCGCCGAGAACTACGACGACCATCTCACGGTCTGGGACCACGAGGAGCTGAACCTCGACCCGGACTACGTCGGCCTCGACGGGTCGCCGACCATCGTCGAGTCGGTCGACCCCATCCCGAAGGCTCCCGCCGAGCG
Encoded here:
- a CDS encoding RNase J family beta-CASP ribonuclease — protein: MEIEIATIGGYEEVGRQMTAVRAGDDVVVFDMGLNLSQVLIHDNVETEKMHSLDLIDMGAIPDDRVMSELEGDVKAIVPTHGHLDHIGAISKLAHRYNAPIVATPFTIELVKQQIEGEQKFGVENNLVKMEAGETMSIGERNELEFVNVTHSIIDAINPVLHTPEGAIVYGLDKRMDHTPVIGDPIDMKRFREIGREDNGVLCYIEDCTNANKKGRTPSEAVARRHLKDALYSMEDYDGGIVATTFSSHIARVRSLVEFAKDIGRQPVLLGRSMEKYSGTAERLDFVDFPEDLGMFGHRKSVDRTFKRIMKEGKENYLPVVTGHQGEPRAMLTRMGRGETPYELEDGDKVVFSARVIPEPTNEGQRYQSERLLKMQGARIYDDIHVSGHLNQEGHYEMLDALQPQHVIPAHQDMSGYSSYVNLCESEGYKLGRDLHVTRNGNLIQLVE
- the idsA3 gene encoding geranylfarnesyl diphosphate synthase; the encoded protein is MTSPEAREETVLAAVGKRRELVNEAITEELPVVEPERLYEASRYLLDAGGKRLRPTVVLAVAEALADETPETADYRSFPDLTGDAVDVMAAAVSVEVIQSFTLIHDDIMDDDDLRRGVPAVHREYDLETAILAGDTLYSKAFEIMLDTGAPADRMVEAVDTLANACTQICEGQSLDVEFETRSDVLPEEYLKMVEQKTAVLYAASAAIPALLLGADEETVDALYGYGLDVGRAFQIQDDVLDLTVPSDKLGKQRGSDLVEDKRTLITLHAREQGVDVESLVGTDDVDAVTEAEIDDAVAELEAAGSIEYAQETAQELVENGKDRLSVLPDNDARRLLEQIAHYLIERGY
- a CDS encoding cupin domain-containing protein, with the translated sequence MKVNETDLEWTTLDEDGMTLRRKKLGDAAGGDRLGCSLYELPAGERAWPYHYHTENEEALYVLDGRGSLRLAGETVSLSAGDYVALPADESGAHRVVNDSDGTLRYLMTSTMEDPEVTVYPDSEKIGVFVGAPPGGEGERSVHGYYRTGDAVDYWTDEE
- a CDS encoding AI-2E family transporter, coding for MADASPLDRNRLAWWAVAALLFVALAFVVYTYVGTFVLGLFVYYATRRIHRRTRTRVKPASLAAMVSLLTISMPVLVLLGYTVVVGARELAQVAPNALEYTAALEPYMQVEWLQDPQQILGILTENPQQLLEFGSVEGVQQVVEAVTTYLGVVVNVLLHLFVALAIGFYLLRDDRRLAWWFREEFAGEGSATEAYLTAVDRNLESIYFGNILFAAANAVVGTLVYNAVNLIAPAGLAVPVPTLLGLLTGAGSLVPIVGMKIVWVPVALYLTAAAVVMDPALVWFGLFFAAVVFTFVDTVPEVLLRPYISGRDLHVGLVLFAYIFGPLLFGWYGLFLGPLIVVLVVEFARIILPELVRGESLTPEPAAAPPEELDPPAGHAPDADDEALPPESAEQNAADGRSSSESPSDRVSGDAPDDDGGDDAPADGSSDETPTD
- a CDS encoding glutamate--tRNA ligase; this translates as MDQELRERIEAAAEKHALLNAVKHESDADVGAIMGPMMGENPEFREHGDEVPGVAGGVIAEVNDLSHEERVERLEAIAPEELAEILTEDEGDDQVLPDLPNAEEYDEIRMRSAPNPNGPWHIGHARMPAVIGTYKEIYDGWFCVRFDDTDPETKRPDLDAYDQILEDIEYLGFEPDAVYRASDRMETYYDHARELIEKGGAYTCSCPQGEFSDMKNSGEACPHRDKDAETTLEEFEAMVDGEYESGEMVLRVRTDIEHKNPALRDWVAFRMIDTPHPREEAAEYRCWPMLDFQSGIDDHLVGVTHIIRGIDLQDSAKRQRFVYDYFDWEYPEVLHWGHVQIDAFDVKMSTSTIKRLIEEGELDGWDDPRAPTVAAFRRRGIRGEAITEAMVDLGTSTSDVDLAMSAVYANNRELIDDDANRYFFVRAGGEDGDHEAVELPVTGDAPAEGTPPVHPEHEDRGRRSIPVDDAVILEAADLPAEGEKLWLKGYGPVEYAGDELRFTDDDIDVVREGDADVVHWVPADENVSLRLRTPDGDVTGYAEPGFGDVAADEMVQFVRVGFARVDGHGEAGGDESVAYFAHE
- a CDS encoding DUF456 domain-containing protein — encoded protein: MVELVAVLAVALLVAGVVGSVVPMVPGAVLSLSGVYVYWWTTGEPGTLALAAFTLIGLLVVVVDYFAGAISAKAGGASWVATLLGSVAAVVTLFVVGPLGALVAVAVTIFLVEAYRGKSRSAGAKAAVYATVGMLGSTFMQVVLTTAMLVSFVLVVVI
- a CDS encoding 4Fe-4S dicluster domain-containing protein, giving the protein MAIDPNFEENREVVDEHEGHDVWGPVEEPETLGIHGTHVAVDFDICIADGACLEDCPVDVFEWVDTPDHPESEIKADPANEAQCIDCMLCVDVCPVDAIDVDAGRQGRA
- a CDS encoding electron transfer flavoprotein subunit beta/FixA family protein, with protein sequence MRTVVLTKGVPDFREGQVSFDEDGHLERGKTPTVMNPNDEHALEAAFQTKVRHGGHLSVMSMGPPGYEEVLQEAMESVYADDLYLISDREFAAADTWATAITLTTAIEHLEDQPDLVFAGFKTADGETGHTGPQACWGLDMPILTHVVSLRVDEGRVRAKRLVEGDVEEIETVETDLPAFVVADPEFEPTYRRAEHRLTLKDLREETRERAENYDDHLTVWDHEELNLDPDYVGLDGSPTIVESVDPIPKAPAEREATMVDPDDPDAMSKVVEELTPYAGGD